In Pongo abelii isolate AG06213 chromosome X, NHGRI_mPonAbe1-v2.0_pri, whole genome shotgun sequence, one DNA window encodes the following:
- the LOC100457325 gene encoding transcription factor Dp-1, whose translation MAKDAGLIEANGELKVFIDQNLSSGKGVVSLVAVHPSTVNPLGKQLLPKTFGQSNVSIAQQVVIGMPQRPAASNTLVVGSSHTPSTHFASQNQPSDSSPRSAGKRNRKGENCKGLRHFSMKVCEKVQRKGTTSYNEVADELVAEFSAADNHILPNESAYDQKNIRRRVYDALNVLMAMNIISKEKKEIKWIGLPTSSAQECQNLEVERQRRLERIKQKQSQLQELILQQIAFKNLVQRNRHAEQQASRPPPPNSVIHLPFIVVNTSKKTVINCSISNDKLEYLFNFDNTFEIQGDIEVLKRMGMACWLESGSCSAEDLKMARSLVPKALEPYVTEMAQGTVGGKFITAAGSTSKGTRFSASDLTNGADGMLATSSKRSQYSGSRVETPVSYVGEDEEDDDFNENDKDD comes from the coding sequence ATGGCAAAAGATGCCGGTCTAATTGAAGCCAACGGAGAACTCAAGGTCTTCATAGACCAGAACCTTAGTTCCGGAAAAGGCGTGGTGTCCCTCGTGGCCGTTCACCCCTCCACCGTCAATCCGCTCGGGAAACAGCTCTTGCCAAAAACCTTTGGACAGTCCAATGTCAGCATTGCCCAGCAAGTGGTGATTGGTATGCCTCAGAGACCTGCAGCGTCAAACACCCTGGTGGTAGGAAGCTCACACACCCCCAGCACTCACTTTGCCTCTCAGAACCAGCCTTCTGATTCCTCACCTCGGTCTGCAGGGAAGCGCAACAGGAAAGGAGAGAATTGCAAGGGCCTGCGGCATTTCTCCATGAAGGTCTGCGAGAAGGTGCAGAGGAAAGGGACCACTTCCTACAACGAAGTGGCAGACGAGCTGGTCGCGGAGTTCAGTGCTGCCGACAACCACATCTTACCAAACGAGTCAGCTTATGACCAGAAGAACATAAGACGGCGCGTCTATGATGCCTTAAACGTGCTGATGGCCATGAACATCATCTccaaggagaagaaggagattAAGTGGATTGGTCTGCCCACCAGCTCGGCTCAGGAATGTCAGAACTTAGAGGTGGAAAGACAGAGGAGACttgaaagaataaaacagaaacagtCTCAACTTCAAGAACTTATTCTACAGCAAATTGCCTTCAAGAACCTGGTGCAGAGAAACCGGCACGCAGAGCAGCAGGCCAGCCGGCCGCCACCACCCAACTCGGTCATCCACCTGCCCTTCATCGTCGTCAACACCAGCAAGAAGACCGTCATCAACTGCAGCATCTCCAACGACAAACTGGAGTATCTGTTTAATTTTGACAACACATTTGAAATCCAAGGTGACATAGAAGTGCTGAAGCGGATGGGCATGGCTTGCTGGCTGGAGTCCGGGAGCTGCTCTGCTGAAGACCTTAAAATGGCCAGAAGTCTAGTCCCAAAGGCGCTGGAGCCGTATGTGACAGAAATGGCTCAGGGAACTGTTGGAGGCAAGTTCATCACGGCGGCAGGTTCCACGTCTAAAGGCACGAGGTTCTCTGCCAGTGACCTGACCAACGGTGCAGATGGGATGCTGGCCACAAGCTCCAAGAGGTCTCAGTACAGCGGCTCCAGGGTGGAGACCCCGGTGTCCTACGTCGGGGAGGACGAGGAGGATGATGACTTCAACGAGAATGACAAGGACGACTGA